In one Janibacter cremeus genomic region, the following are encoded:
- a CDS encoding NUDIX hydrolase, with the protein MSHAALADDLRGLLTTWPSPTAEQEALRLEYLAHLDAHEAATDRSGPPAHFTASCLVVDPGAEHVLLTLHPKVGRWLQFGGHLEEHDTSVAAGALREALEESGLTAATLQLRPGPAQLDRHALGSGFTRCTEHLDLRWIAIAAEGAEPVASEESEDLAWWPVDALPDDMDDSLRSLVELASRV; encoded by the coding sequence ATGAGCCACGCGGCGCTCGCCGACGACCTGCGCGGACTGCTGACGACCTGGCCGTCACCGACGGCCGAGCAGGAGGCGCTGCGGCTCGAGTACCTGGCCCACCTCGACGCGCACGAGGCAGCCACCGACCGGTCCGGACCGCCGGCGCACTTCACCGCCTCCTGCCTCGTCGTCGACCCGGGCGCCGAGCACGTCCTGCTGACCCTGCACCCCAAGGTCGGCCGCTGGCTGCAGTTCGGCGGGCACCTGGAGGAGCACGACACCTCCGTCGCCGCCGGTGCCCTGCGCGAGGCCCTCGAGGAGTCGGGCCTGACTGCGGCGACGCTGCAGCTGCGGCCGGGCCCGGCCCAGCTGGACCGGCACGCGCTCGGCTCGGGCTTCACCCGGTGCACCGAGCACCTCGACCTGCGCTGGATCGCCATCGCCGCGGAGGGGGCCGAGCCGGTCGCCTCCGAGGAGTCCGAGGACCTCGCGTGGTGGCCCGTCGACGCGCTGCCGGACGACATGGACGACTCGCTCCGCTCGCTCGTGGAGCTCGCCAGCCGGGTCTGA
- a CDS encoding zinc-dependent metalloprotease — protein MSNDPSTPSGDDGLPEDLARIFRDLNGGRDLPPEVVDQLKALGITDADPAQVAAMTSQIKAMFAPGAQAKGVDVTAATSAAREVISESDHTMGDRELVLVEQATRLAALWLDQVTSLEAPALTGEAFSREEWVEATMPVWASLVDPIADGLAGAIRDSFTSRMNDPSAPDLQSLGLPPGMDMSMLSQQMAPFVDRMASTLITGQTAQAVGALASDTLTATEAGVPLVSDRVALLPGNVAGFAEGLDVELDEVWLHLATRESARMRLFTAVPWLGPQILAAVQAYARGIAIDTDAIDAAVREIDPTDPGAIQEALTGGFLNPAPSPAQRSALAQLETWLALIEGWVEHVSVQATRNQLPATSAMTETIRRRRATGGPAEKTFAGLVGLELRPRRLRDAASLFAALEERVGAEGRDAVWAHPDVAPSADDLDDVLGFVERAAAGESSGSEDLDAALESILSEADADRDTDAPEDGTDPGEDR, from the coding sequence GTGAGCAACGACCCCAGCACCCCCTCCGGCGACGACGGGCTGCCTGAGGACCTTGCCCGGATCTTCCGCGACCTCAACGGCGGTCGGGACCTCCCCCCGGAGGTCGTCGACCAGCTCAAGGCCCTCGGCATCACCGATGCCGACCCGGCCCAGGTCGCGGCCATGACCTCGCAGATCAAGGCGATGTTCGCCCCCGGCGCCCAGGCGAAGGGGGTGGACGTCACCGCGGCGACGTCGGCCGCCCGCGAGGTGATCTCCGAGTCGGACCACACCATGGGCGACCGCGAGCTCGTCCTCGTCGAGCAGGCCACCCGCCTCGCGGCGCTGTGGCTGGACCAGGTGACCTCCCTCGAGGCGCCCGCGCTCACCGGTGAGGCGTTCTCCCGCGAGGAGTGGGTCGAGGCGACCATGCCGGTGTGGGCCTCGCTCGTCGACCCGATCGCCGACGGTCTCGCCGGCGCGATCCGCGACTCCTTCACCTCGCGGATGAACGACCCGAGCGCCCCCGACCTGCAGTCTCTGGGCCTGCCGCCGGGCATGGACATGTCCATGCTCAGCCAGCAGATGGCCCCCTTCGTCGACCGGATGGCCTCCACCCTGATCACCGGGCAGACCGCCCAGGCCGTCGGCGCCCTGGCCTCCGACACCCTCACCGCGACCGAGGCCGGCGTGCCCCTCGTCAGCGACCGGGTGGCGCTGCTGCCGGGCAATGTCGCCGGATTCGCCGAGGGCCTCGACGTCGAGCTCGACGAGGTGTGGCTGCACCTGGCGACGCGCGAGTCGGCCCGGATGCGCCTCTTCACGGCGGTGCCGTGGCTGGGCCCGCAGATCCTGGCGGCCGTGCAGGCCTACGCGCGGGGCATCGCCATCGACACCGACGCGATCGACGCCGCGGTGCGCGAGATCGACCCGACCGACCCGGGCGCCATCCAGGAGGCGCTGACCGGCGGTTTCCTCAACCCGGCGCCCTCCCCCGCGCAGCGCAGCGCCCTGGCCCAGCTCGAGACGTGGCTGGCCCTGATCGAGGGCTGGGTCGAGCACGTGTCGGTGCAGGCGACGAGGAACCAGCTGCCGGCCACCTCCGCGATGACCGAGACGATCCGGCGGCGCCGGGCCACGGGTGGTCCGGCGGAGAAGACCTTCGCCGGCCTGGTCGGGCTGGAGCTGCGGCCGCGCCGCCTGCGTGATGCGGCCAGCCTCTTCGCCGCGCTCGAGGAGCGCGTCGGGGCCGAGGGCCGCGACGCCGTGTGGGCGCACCCGGACGTCGCGCCGAGCGCCGACGACCTGGACGACGTGCTCGGCTTCGTCGAGCGCGCCGCCGCCGGGGAGTCCTCCGGGAGCGAGGACCTCGACGCCGCGCTCGAGTCGATCCTCAGCGAGGCGGACGCGGACCGGGACACCGACGCACCCGAGGACGGCACCGACCCCGGAGAGGACCGATGA
- a CDS encoding YlbL family protein has protein sequence MLDEPAQPPRSERIARYILVVSVLFLIVALLGSFIKVSYAVESPGPVTDTLGELDDGTQLVRVDGAKTYPTEGELYFTTVRILGGPERHISVWEWVQGHLDPDSRVVPEDKVFGEDRSAEEVEELNAALMEGSQHTSIAVALRSLGEEVGQENVVARIAKKMPAAGALRLEDVIVSVDGERPGSLEELVNAIADREVGEEVTLEVRRDGRTRTVTLETADIGNDRAGVGVVLEPKYDYPYEVRIDAGHVGGPSAGMMFALAVRDRLTPGAMTGGKSVAGTGTIADSGQIGPIGGIRQKMVGARQADARWFLAPEDNCSAVVGNVPDGLGVVAVDTYDDAVTAVEGIAKGETADLPTCEDAA, from the coding sequence GTGCTGGACGAGCCGGCCCAGCCACCACGCAGTGAGCGGATCGCCCGTTACATACTCGTCGTGTCGGTGCTCTTCCTCATCGTCGCGCTCCTCGGCAGCTTCATCAAGGTGAGCTACGCGGTGGAGAGTCCCGGACCGGTCACCGACACCCTCGGCGAGCTCGACGACGGCACGCAGCTCGTCCGCGTGGACGGTGCGAAGACCTACCCGACCGAGGGGGAGCTCTACTTCACGACCGTGCGCATCCTCGGTGGCCCCGAGCGCCACATCAGCGTCTGGGAGTGGGTCCAGGGACACCTCGACCCCGACTCGCGGGTCGTGCCGGAGGACAAGGTCTTCGGCGAGGACCGCAGCGCCGAGGAGGTCGAGGAGCTCAACGCCGCCCTCATGGAGGGCTCGCAGCACACCTCCATCGCCGTCGCCCTGCGCAGCCTCGGCGAGGAGGTGGGCCAGGAGAACGTCGTCGCACGGATCGCCAAGAAGATGCCCGCCGCCGGCGCCCTGCGTCTCGAGGACGTCATCGTCTCCGTCGACGGCGAGCGCCCCGGGAGCCTCGAGGAGCTCGTCAACGCGATCGCCGACCGCGAGGTCGGCGAGGAGGTCACCCTCGAGGTCCGGCGCGACGGCAGGACGAGGACCGTCACGCTCGAGACGGCCGACATCGGCAACGACCGCGCCGGCGTCGGTGTCGTCCTCGAGCCGAAGTACGACTACCCCTACGAGGTGCGGATCGACGCCGGCCACGTCGGCGGACCGAGCGCGGGGATGATGTTCGCGCTCGCCGTGCGCGACCGGCTGACCCCGGGCGCCATGACGGGCGGGAAGTCCGTCGCCGGCACCGGCACGATCGCCGACTCCGGCCAGATCGGGCCGATCGGCGGCATCCGGCAGAAGATGGTCGGCGCCCGGCAGGCCGACGCGCGGTGGTTCCTCGCGCCGGAGGACAACTGCTCCGCCGTCGTCGGCAACGTCCCCGACGGCCTGGGCGTGGTGGCCGTGGACACCTACGACGACGCGGTCACCGCGGTCGAGGGCATCGCGAAGGGGGAGACCGCGGACCTGCCGACGTGCGAGGACGCGGCGTAG
- a CDS encoding PPA1309 family protein has translation MVPVPDSSSDNIPTTEPLTVAALETERHVAISGWDQNPRVFALVDTATLVEAEPQLALDGAADRAPGALTAIEQEDLPRTSSLESLLGRMAWPETVHGAALAVERVVIPPGAERDLPEDPDEAVDALADHPQRQDVRLLVAVHRDGRAVCLLRQRAHDRDDRVATGEDIAPGLVHALRATFED, from the coding sequence ATGGTCCCCGTGCCCGACTCGTCATCTGACAACATCCCCACGACCGAACCCCTGACCGTCGCCGCGCTCGAGACCGAGCGCCATGTCGCGATCTCCGGATGGGACCAGAACCCCCGGGTCTTCGCGCTCGTCGACACCGCCACCCTCGTCGAGGCCGAGCCGCAGCTCGCCCTCGACGGTGCGGCCGACCGCGCGCCCGGGGCCCTCACGGCCATCGAGCAGGAGGACCTGCCGCGGACCTCCTCGCTGGAGTCGCTGCTCGGCCGGATGGCCTGGCCGGAGACCGTGCACGGCGCGGCGCTGGCCGTCGAGCGCGTCGTCATCCCCCCGGGTGCCGAGCGCGACCTGCCGGAGGACCCGGACGAGGCCGTGGACGCCCTCGCTGACCACCCGCAGCGCCAGGACGTGCGCCTGCTCGTGGCCGTCCACCGCGACGGTCGGGCCGTGTGCCTGCTGCGTCAGCGCGCCCACGACCGGGACGACCGGGTCGCCACCGGTGAGGACATCGCCCCTGGCCTCGTCCACGCGCTGCGGGCGACCTTCGAGGACTGA
- a CDS encoding UPF0182 family membrane protein, with the protein MSSASWPHGGDKGGAVPPRDHDGTPPRRGPGRVAKAAIAIAVLLVIISIVAGLWTESLWFSALGFSEEWWSRLSTQALLFIIGGLVTGLPVGLSLWLAHRTRPLTVPMSAGEQALAQYRQAIEPFRRVTAWALPTVLGLLGGLTAAGQWQVWLLWRNGEATGVTDPQFGRDIGYYLFGLPWWSFLVGFLTVAMLASLLSAVFAHYIYGGIVPPGRGRSTRAAFLHLAVIAAVLAVLRAWSYLLDAHALTTREGEVLTGVGYTADHAIIPTKYILAVAAVLCAVLFLASVRSRSWRLPMIAVGTLVVLSIVVGAIYPALVETYQVSPSRNTLEEPYLQRNINATREAHGVAETEETTYDAVSDVTSGQLRQDAQSIPGIRLLDPAVVSQTYQELQAQQQYYTFQDELDVDRYEIDGETTDVVVGARELELDNVPADRRDWVNDHTVYTHGYGLVMARGTQVQAGNPEWINPASAIGEYEPRIYFGEQMDHFSIVGRSDNQEPREVDRPTGGEDSRYTYQGDGGVDIGSPLRQAAYALTHRDLKFMLSDAVGPNSRLMEHRTPRERVERVAPWLTLDDDVYPAIVDGRIKWIVDAYTTSRQYPYSTAFSMSGVQTGQVSSRETQQASALVGDRVNYMRNSVKATVDAFDGSVDLYKWDKDDPIVEAWDKAFPDLMQDRDDISGELMTHLRYPEDLFLMQRAVLADYHITSASDFRAGQDRWRVPDDPSRGDEGVAQPPYYLSLAMPEQNRPSWKLTSTYIPRGPRNVMAGYLAVDADAGATDGDPAQGYGKLRLLSVPRNTTVPGVGQVQNDIVSSNATSGDGSQTLQDYLNNANRGGSQVHFGNQLALPVGEGFLHVEPIYLSSSSGTSYPQLRIVVATFGGKVAWGPTLDSALDQLFEGDAGVEGGDSTPAEGEPGSGDEGGDGGGDEPAAPAASDPEALREAIAGMEQAYADGQEALRNGDFAAYDQAQKELKRYLEQAAAAQPEGGSAELEGN; encoded by the coding sequence ATGAGCAGCGCGAGTTGGCCGCACGGCGGTGACAAGGGGGGCGCGGTGCCGCCCCGTGACCACGACGGGACCCCACCGAGGCGTGGCCCGGGCAGGGTGGCGAAGGCGGCCATCGCGATCGCCGTGCTGCTCGTGATCATCAGCATCGTCGCGGGGTTGTGGACCGAGTCGCTGTGGTTCAGCGCACTCGGCTTCTCCGAGGAGTGGTGGTCGCGGCTGAGCACCCAGGCCCTCCTCTTCATCATCGGGGGCCTGGTCACCGGCCTACCCGTCGGCCTGAGCCTGTGGCTCGCCCACCGCACGCGTCCGCTGACCGTGCCGATGTCCGCCGGGGAGCAGGCCCTCGCGCAGTACCGCCAGGCCATCGAGCCCTTCCGCAGGGTGACCGCGTGGGCGTTGCCCACCGTGCTCGGCCTGCTCGGCGGTCTCACGGCCGCGGGGCAGTGGCAGGTCTGGCTGCTGTGGCGCAACGGCGAGGCGACCGGCGTCACCGACCCGCAGTTCGGGCGGGACATCGGTTACTACCTCTTCGGGCTGCCGTGGTGGAGCTTCCTCGTCGGCTTCCTCACCGTCGCGATGCTCGCGAGCCTGCTCAGCGCGGTCTTCGCGCACTACATCTACGGCGGCATCGTCCCGCCCGGACGCGGTCGCTCCACGCGGGCCGCCTTCCTCCACCTGGCCGTCATCGCCGCGGTGCTCGCGGTGCTGCGGGCCTGGAGCTACCTGCTCGACGCGCACGCCCTGACCACTCGCGAGGGCGAGGTGCTCACCGGCGTCGGGTACACCGCGGACCACGCGATCATCCCCACCAAGTACATCCTCGCGGTCGCGGCGGTGCTGTGCGCCGTGCTCTTCCTCGCCTCGGTCCGCTCCCGCTCTTGGCGGCTGCCGATGATCGCGGTCGGCACCCTCGTCGTCCTCTCGATCGTCGTCGGGGCGATCTACCCGGCCCTGGTGGAGACCTACCAGGTCTCGCCCTCGCGCAACACGCTCGAGGAGCCCTACCTGCAGCGCAACATCAACGCCACGCGGGAGGCGCACGGTGTCGCCGAGACCGAGGAGACGACCTACGACGCCGTCTCGGACGTCACCTCCGGGCAGCTGCGCCAGGACGCGCAGTCCATCCCCGGCATCCGACTGCTGGACCCCGCGGTCGTCAGTCAGACCTATCAGGAGCTGCAGGCACAGCAGCAGTACTACACCTTCCAGGACGAGCTGGACGTCGACCGCTACGAGATCGACGGGGAGACCACCGACGTCGTCGTCGGGGCGCGCGAGCTCGAGCTCGACAACGTCCCCGCCGACCGGCGCGACTGGGTCAACGACCACACCGTCTACACGCACGGCTACGGCCTCGTCATGGCCCGCGGCACGCAGGTGCAGGCCGGCAACCCCGAGTGGATCAACCCGGCGTCGGCGATCGGCGAGTACGAGCCGCGCATCTACTTCGGCGAGCAGATGGACCACTTCTCGATCGTCGGCCGCAGCGACAACCAGGAGCCGCGCGAGGTCGACCGCCCCACCGGTGGTGAGGACTCGCGCTACACCTACCAGGGTGACGGGGGAGTGGACATCGGGTCCCCCCTTCGTCAGGCGGCGTACGCGCTGACCCACCGCGACCTGAAGTTCATGCTCTCCGACGCGGTCGGGCCCAACTCCCGGCTGATGGAGCACCGCACCCCCAGGGAGCGTGTGGAGCGGGTGGCGCCGTGGCTCACCCTCGACGACGACGTCTACCCGGCGATCGTCGACGGGCGCATCAAGTGGATCGTGGATGCCTACACGACCTCGCGGCAGTACCCGTACAGCACCGCCTTCTCGATGTCCGGCGTGCAGACCGGTCAGGTCTCCTCCCGGGAGACGCAGCAGGCGAGCGCGCTGGTCGGCGATCGGGTCAACTACATGCGCAACTCGGTCAAGGCCACCGTCGACGCCTTCGACGGCAGCGTCGACCTGTACAAGTGGGACAAGGACGACCCGATCGTCGAGGCCTGGGACAAGGCCTTCCCCGACCTGATGCAGGACCGCGACGACATCAGCGGTGAGCTCATGACGCACCTGCGCTACCCGGAGGACCTCTTCCTCATGCAGCGGGCCGTCCTCGCCGACTACCACATCACCTCCGCGAGCGACTTCCGCGCCGGGCAGGACCGCTGGCGCGTGCCGGACGACCCCTCGCGCGGTGACGAGGGCGTGGCCCAGCCGCCGTACTACCTGTCGCTGGCGATGCCCGAGCAGAACCGGCCCTCGTGGAAGCTGACCTCGACCTACATCCCGCGCGGTCCGCGCAACGTCATGGCCGGGTACCTGGCCGTCGACGCCGATGCCGGTGCGACCGACGGCGACCCGGCCCAGGGCTACGGGAAGCTGCGTCTGCTCTCGGTGCCACGCAACACCACCGTGCCGGGTGTCGGCCAGGTGCAGAACGACATCGTCTCCTCCAACGCCACCTCCGGCGACGGCAGCCAGACCCTGCAGGACTACCTCAACAACGCCAACCGCGGCGGCTCGCAGGTGCACTTCGGCAACCAGCTGGCGCTGCCGGTCGGGGAGGGCTTCCTGCACGTCGAGCCGATCTACCTCTCCTCGTCCTCGGGGACGTCCTACCCGCAGCTGCGGATCGTGGTGGCGACCTTCGGCGGCAAGGTCGCCTGGGGCCCGACGCTCGACTCGGCGCTGGACCAGCTCTTCGAGGGCGATGCCGGTGTCGAGGGCGGCGACTCCACGCCGGCTGAGGGCGAGCCCGGGTCCGGGGACGAAGGGGGTGACGGTGGCGGTGACGAGCCGGCAGCGCCCGCGGCGAGCGACCCCGAGGCCCTGCGCGAGGCCATCGCCGGCATGGAGCAGGCCTACGCGGACGGCCAGGAGGCGCTGCGCAACGGCGACTTCGCCGCCTACGACCAGGCGCAGAAGGAGCTCAAGCGCTACCTCGAGCAGGCCGCTGCCGCACAGCCCGAAGGGGGCTCGGCAGAGCTGGAGGGCAACTGA
- a CDS encoding haloacid dehalogenase type II: MTTHRADPVPRSADHPVSPDGPRRPALLVFDVNETLSDMSSMGQQFEDVGAPAHLAKAWFAGVLRDGFALTAVGASEPFAQIAAESLRGHLHGLPLNRGTEEAVEHVMAGFTELPVHADVPAGVRTLTDLGIRLVTLSNGSASVAEALFDRAGIRTHFDALLSVEQAGVWKPDRGAYAYALERCDVDPMDAMLVAVHPWDIDGAARAGLATAWINREGGVYPGYFRSPDLHARSLTELAEQLT; the protein is encoded by the coding sequence ATGACGACCCACCGCGCCGACCCTGTTCCCCGGAGTGCGGACCACCCCGTGAGTCCGGACGGCCCCCGACGGCCGGCCCTCCTGGTCTTCGACGTCAACGAGACGCTCTCGGACATGTCGTCGATGGGTCAGCAGTTCGAGGACGTCGGTGCACCGGCCCACCTGGCGAAGGCCTGGTTCGCGGGAGTGCTCCGCGACGGCTTCGCACTGACCGCTGTCGGTGCCAGCGAGCCCTTCGCCCAGATCGCGGCGGAGTCCCTGCGCGGCCATCTGCACGGGTTACCGCTCAACCGCGGCACGGAGGAGGCGGTTGAGCACGTCATGGCCGGGTTCACCGAGCTCCCGGTCCACGCGGACGTCCCGGCCGGTGTCCGGACCTTGACGGATCTCGGGATCCGACTGGTGACGCTGAGCAACGGGTCCGCGTCCGTCGCCGAGGCACTGTTCGACCGGGCCGGGATCCGCACCCACTTCGATGCCCTCCTGTCCGTCGAGCAGGCGGGCGTCTGGAAGCCGGACAGGGGCGCGTACGCCTACGCCCTCGAGCGGTGCGACGTCGACCCGATGGACGCCATGCTGGTCGCCGTGCACCCCTGGGACATCGACGGCGCCGCGCGAGCAGGACTCGCCACTGCCTGGATCAACCGCGAGGGCGGCGTCTACCCCGGGTACTTCCGCTCCCCGGACCTGCATGCACGGTCGCTGACCGAGCTGGCCGAGCAGCTCACGTGA
- a CDS encoding carboxymuconolactone decarboxylase family protein: protein MPRIPVHTLETAPEDSRDALKALDVKFGKVLNIHGEMAHSPVALQSYVALQEVIADHGSFDGRTREAIALAVGNVDDCSYCQAAHTGGGRAAGLSDDEMVAIRAGAVDFDPTLAALLELAREYTADVGSVRDATWQTALDSGWSDEQLTELSVHVTLNLFTNYFNHFVQTDLDLPAAPAL from the coding sequence ATGCCCCGCATCCCCGTCCACACGCTCGAGACCGCCCCGGAGGACAGCCGGGACGCACTGAAGGCCCTGGATGTGAAGTTCGGCAAGGTCCTGAACATCCACGGCGAGATGGCGCACTCCCCGGTCGCGCTCCAGTCGTACGTCGCCCTGCAAGAGGTCATCGCCGACCACGGATCGTTCGACGGACGCACCCGCGAGGCCATTGCACTCGCGGTCGGCAATGTCGACGACTGCTCCTACTGCCAGGCCGCGCACACCGGCGGGGGCAGGGCTGCCGGACTCTCCGACGACGAGATGGTGGCGATCCGCGCAGGTGCCGTGGACTTCGACCCGACGCTCGCTGCGCTGCTGGAGCTGGCGCGCGAGTACACCGCGGACGTGGGCTCGGTCCGCGATGCGACCTGGCAGACGGCGCTCGACTCCGGGTGGAGCGATGAGCAGCTCACCGAGCTGTCCGTGCACGTCACGCTGAACCTGTTCACGAACTACTTCAACCACTTCGTGCAGACGGACCTCGACCTCCCGGCCGCACCCGCGCTCTGA
- a CDS encoding Crp/Fnr family transcriptional regulator produces the protein MRNREHPSAEFREALWISRCVGHAETTPLRPEDVEGLASFLHVRSLAAGEPLVRAGDEPTDVYIVRDGCLELAVRSAGRRIVIQILRPGDIDGDIQMLLGKAMPYETRAQTDTTCLMLEREAFERLLATHPQLSRRWLTSVSERLARSHSRLTNLLGQPLDVQVAQLLLEERVDDVVVLTQTTVAALLGVRRPSINRVLKRFARDGMVEVSYGRVRVLDALALAKHTAPSDTGTA, from the coding sequence ATGCGCAACCGTGAGCATCCGTCCGCCGAGTTCCGCGAGGCGCTGTGGATCTCGCGGTGCGTGGGACACGCCGAGACGACCCCGCTGCGGCCGGAGGACGTCGAGGGCCTGGCGAGCTTCCTCCACGTCCGCAGCCTGGCGGCCGGCGAACCGCTGGTGCGAGCCGGGGACGAGCCCACGGACGTCTACATCGTCCGTGACGGCTGCCTGGAGCTGGCGGTCCGCAGCGCCGGGCGACGCATCGTCATCCAGATCCTGCGCCCCGGCGACATCGACGGCGACATCCAGATGCTGCTCGGCAAGGCGATGCCGTACGAGACACGGGCCCAGACCGACACCACCTGCCTGATGCTGGAACGGGAGGCGTTCGAGCGGCTCCTCGCCACCCACCCCCAGCTGTCACGACGGTGGCTGACGAGCGTGTCGGAACGCCTGGCCCGCTCCCACTCCCGCTTGACCAACCTGCTCGGGCAACCGCTGGACGTCCAGGTCGCCCAGCTGCTCCTCGAGGAGCGCGTCGACGACGTCGTCGTGCTGACCCAGACGACGGTGGCGGCGTTGCTCGGCGTGCGCCGGCCCTCGATCAATCGCGTCCTCAAGCGCTTCGCGCGGGACGGCATGGTGGAGGTCAGCTACGGCAGGGTGCGGGTCCTCGACGCTCTCGCCCTGGCCAAGCACACGGCACCCTCGGATACGGGGACCGCGTGA
- a CDS encoding NAD(P)-dependent alcohol dehydrogenase yields the protein MRAIVQDGYGSIDHLSLGEVPPPVPAEDEVLVRVRAASVHPDVWHVMAGRPVVLRLMGSGVRGPRERVPGTDVAGVVESVGSAVTRFTPGDEVFGETIRGIQWSNGGAFAEYATAPEDGLAPKPPRVSFEEAAAVPTAGLIALKNLPPHRVPSGARVLVNGAAGGVGSIAVQLAKAYGAQVTGVDHASKLALVQSLGADQVIDYTVEDFTRTGEQWDLIFDVPGNHSFGAIRRALRPQGKYVLIGHDAFGATGHHWLGSIPRMLGLMARSAVSPQLRGGSFASPEKRQLLAMLAELMESGQLRTVVDSTYPLEQVREAMRHLMSGQALGRVIVRID from the coding sequence ATGAGAGCGATCGTCCAGGACGGCTACGGATCCATCGATCACCTCAGCCTCGGCGAGGTCCCCCCGCCGGTGCCGGCCGAGGACGAGGTGTTGGTCCGGGTCCGGGCAGCGTCCGTGCATCCGGATGTGTGGCACGTCATGGCCGGCCGGCCGGTGGTGCTGCGCCTCATGGGCTCCGGGGTCAGGGGCCCGCGCGAACGAGTGCCCGGGACCGACGTCGCGGGGGTGGTGGAGTCCGTCGGCAGCGCGGTCACCAGGTTCACGCCGGGTGACGAGGTTTTCGGGGAGACCATCCGCGGCATCCAGTGGAGCAACGGCGGTGCATTCGCCGAGTACGCCACCGCCCCTGAGGACGGACTGGCTCCCAAGCCTCCCCGCGTCAGCTTCGAGGAGGCAGCGGCAGTGCCGACCGCGGGGCTCATCGCTTTGAAGAACCTGCCGCCACACCGAGTGCCCTCCGGTGCGCGAGTCCTGGTCAATGGTGCCGCAGGAGGCGTCGGCTCGATCGCCGTGCAACTCGCCAAGGCCTACGGCGCGCAGGTCACCGGTGTCGACCACGCGAGCAAGCTGGCACTGGTGCAGTCCCTGGGCGCAGACCAAGTCATCGACTACACCGTGGAGGACTTCACCCGCACCGGTGAGCAGTGGGACCTCATCTTCGACGTGCCCGGCAACCACTCCTTCGGTGCCATACGCCGTGCACTGCGACCGCAGGGGAAATACGTCCTGATAGGGCACGATGCATTTGGCGCGACCGGGCACCACTGGCTCGGCAGCATCCCGCGCATGCTGGGACTCATGGCGCGCTCGGCCGTGTCCCCTCAGCTGCGCGGCGGGTCCTTTGCATCACCAGAGAAGCGGCAGCTGCTGGCCATGCTGGCGGAACTCATGGAATCGGGACAGCTGCGCACAGTGGTCGACTCGACGTATCCCTTGGAGCAGGTGCGAGAGGCGATGCGCCACCTCATGTCCGGCCAGGCGCTGGGACGGGTCATTGTCCGCATCGACTGA